A genomic window from Pagrus major chromosome 23, Pma_NU_1.0 includes:
- the rprml gene encoding reprimo-like protein, which yields MNVSFFDVTQGALFNGSQTLAGTLASYSSNGTDNVVTGDGGGSLVLVQDERKLFVMRVVQIAVLCVLSLTVVFGIFFLGCNLMIKSESMINFLVKDRRPSKDVETVMIGLS from the coding sequence ATGAACGTCTCTTTCTTCGATGTGACCCAGGGCGCGCTGTTTAACGGGAGTCAGACCCTCGCTGGGACTCTGGCTTCATACTCCAGCAATGGCACCGACAACGTGGTGACCGGCGACGGCGGAGGCTCCCTGGTGCTTGTCCAAGACGAGCGCAAACTCTTCGTCATGCGTGTGGTGCAAATCGCGGTGCTGTGCGTTTTGTCGCTCACCGTCGTGTTCGGTATATTTTTCCTCGGGTGCAACTTGATGATCAAATCGGAGAGCATGATAAACTTCCTGGTGAAGGACCGGAGACCCTCCAAAGACGTGGAGACGGTTATGATCGGGCTCAGCTAG